TTGTACATCAGTTTGATCAGTTCGATTTTGATGACTTTTTTCATGACTTGTGGCGTTTAATAATGTTCAAAAATTCTTCTTCGAGGCTTTTCTTGACTTCTGAAAAATGAGTAATTGTGAGCTCTTGATCGTTTAGGTGTTTGGATAGGTCTTTGAGGTACGATCGGTCTCCTAATTGCACGATAAATTTTCCTGATTCTTTCTTAATAGATTTAATGCCGTTGAAGTCTTCCAACAACGATTTAAGCTTTTCAGGGTTGTCAGCGTTGATTTCTACGATAGTATCGCTTGTAGTCAGGGCATTGATAGGGCCTTCGTATAGTTTCTCACCTTTATCGAGGACAATAAGGTGGGAACAAACTTTTTCCACTTCGTCAAGCAGGTGGCTGGCTAGCAGAATAGTTTTGCCTTTATCACCCAACTCTATGATCATCTGGCGAATTTCAGCGATTCCCTCAGGATCCAAACCATTGGTAGGTTCGTCTAGGATCATTACTTCAGGGTCACCAAGCATGGCTGAAGCGATAGCTAGCCGCTGTTTCATTCCAAGCGAATAATTTTGATATTTTCTTTTGGCATGCTCTTTCATTCCAGTGAATTCAAGAGCAGTCTTTATGTCTGATGAGCTGGCTCCTTTGATTTCCGCCACGATCTCCAAGTTTTTCGCTCCCGTTAGGTAAGGATAAAAGTTAGGAGTTTCGAGCAATGCGCCTATATTTTGTCTGGCATTGCTGTTTTCTTTATTTAAGTTCCAAGAAAAGCTGCCTTGATATCCATGAGTGACATTCAATAAGATGCCGAGCGTGGTGGATTTTCCGCTTCCGTTTGGCCCCAAGATTCCCATTATAGAGCCTTTGGGGACTGAAAAGCTAAGGTTTTGCACAGCTTTGACTTTACCGAAACTCTTGCTAAGATTGGTTACTGTTAGAATTTCCAAAATAATTATTTTTCTGTTTTAGCTAAAAATCAATATATTAAAGGCAATCTTATGCAAAATCTTTGATCATAAATTGCGTTTTGAAATAATAAGAGTAATACGCATATGATTTTTAGATTTTGATACATGTATCATTTTTTTGATCTTGCTTAAGATTAGATTGCAATATTGTGTAACTATTTAGTTTAGGGTATAATTCAAATACGATAATAATGACATTAAGATACTCCGTTCTGCTTATATATATGTCTTTTTTTATGACGATTTTAAGCGTTGAAGCCCAAAAGGTGGATTATGCTCAAATTGTTGACGGCAAGTTCCTGAATTATGGAGGCGCTTTTCCTGAAGATTTACTGAGTTCAAGAACCGCTGTTTTGGTTCGTTCAACTCAGGTATCGTCTCTTGACAAGTCTAGAGGGCCATGGAAGGAAATTTCAGCGATTTCGCATAGAACATTCAAAGATTTAGGCATTGACGCGATGGCCTATTACAATGCGGATGATTTTTTCGCCACGGGGCAGACAAGATATGACTTTGCTTTGCAAATGGTGAAGAGAAGAGTTTCTAATATTTTGATTATCGATCAGCAAGAAGCTCAAGGTAGAAAAGTTTATAATATGGTAATCACATCCTTTAATGGAAAGCGTTCCTTGATAGACCATGGATCGGAAGCATGGAGATTGGAGTCAGGTGACTTGAAAGAAATCTTAAAGGAATTAGAAGATCAAATAGTGCACTCCACATTAGTTAGGGAAAATAATTTGGTTTTGGATGAGCCTGAATATTTTGAAATAGAATCGGTTATTAAAAAGAAAGCTAAAAGGTACAAGACATTTCCTTCGGACTTGACAGTTGATAAGTTGGCGATTCCAATTTATGAAGATATGGAAGTCCCTGAATCCTTTGCTTCAAATTCGTTTAATCAGCAGTTGCAAAAAGATGTAAATGCTTATAATTCAGAAATAAGCAGAAGGAATCAATTGATGAAGGAGTATTTTGCATCTTATCCGTTTCAATATGAATTCCTTGAGTATGACAGACGTAAAGAAGATCATTTGTTAAATAATGGCTTCAACTATGTGCTGTTGACGATGGAAACGAGTGGAGAGAGTATCAAGAAGTCTTTGGAATACGATGATGAAAATATTAAGCAAGAGGTATATACATCCCAACGACTTTTAGACTTTAAGAAAGAAACATATGAGGATGTAGAGAATAATCCTGCAACGGGAAAAGTTGTAAAGTTTTATATCAAGCATCTTCTTACTGGAAATGTTTATGTCTGTAATCCATGGGAAGCTTCCTCTGACTGGGAAAAGTCAATTAGAACTTTGATGTTAAATATGAGTGAGGCTATGAGTTTTGACAAACGAGCCAAATAAGGAGTTTATAATTAGTATAAACTTTAGAATAGATTTATGTATTGAATATATATCAAATTATTGTTTTATAATATTATTTTGACATAATAAATTCAAATTCTTACTTTGCCTGAGTAGTAAAAGGAAATTAAATATCGATTTTATGAAAAGGCTTACTATTTTTTTATTTTTTTCTGCTCTGTTTTTACGATTAAGCGCCCAAGATTTTGACGAGCCTAGGCCCTGCAAGGCAGACACACATGTCCAAGATCAATCTAGACAAAGGAATATTATGGCTGATGAGTTGCCATGGTATCCTGATGAAGGAAAGTTCATCGTTCCTGTGGTGTTTCATGTTTTCGGGGATGATTTTTCGGGCAAAAAGGTGACCACTGAAATCATAGAAAATGCTTTGAAGCTTACAAATGAAGATTTTATGGGTATGCGCCCTGATTTTCAAGCTGTAATGGAAGAGTTTGAGGATGTTAAACAATCAATGAACATTGAGTTCAGGTTGGCTAAAATTGCTCCTGATGGAAGGCCCTCTACAGGTGTTACATTTAATCCAAATGAAGCGGGTTTTGGAAATGGCAATGGATATGACGCCAAGGTAAAGCAGTATGCTTGGGATAATCACAAGTATATGAATGTATATATCATGCTAGATTTATATGATGATGGAACGACAAATAATTCAGGTGTTGCTTGGCTGCCTAATGAATGGATGTCGAATAATAATTTAGCTAGAGTCGTTTATAATGGACGTTATTTAGGCTCAAATACATCTGAGAATTTCAGGTCGGTCTTAACGCATGAGTTTGGACACTTTTTAGGTCTTCATCACACTTTTCAGGGAGGATGCACAAATAGCAATAATGATGACGGTGTATTGGACACGCCTAAAAAGGAAAATTCTAATAGAATGGCCAAGGGCTCCAAGAATTGCTTTGATGAAGTGATGAATGTGGAGAACTTTATGGATTATACGGATTTTTACGCCATGTTCACAAGTGGGCAAGTCGGTAGAATGACTGGAGAGGCTTATGGCCTGAGGCATAGTGCTAGATCATCCTTATGGTCTGAGGAGAATTTGATAGCTACAGGGGTGGCTGACGACATGCCGCCTTCTATTCATTATTCATTATATGAGTTGATGGAAGACAAAGTGAATGATGGTACTGTAAGCACCCAGATTCGTGTATTAGCGGTGTCCACTTCTTTTAATAAAGAAGGTCAATTAATCGAAAATGTTGATTTTGAAATTGAAGGTGTGCCTGAAGGTCTCACTGCTAAATTGGAGACAGAATCTTCTCAGGTAATTTTGTTGAGTTTCGAAGGAAAGGCAACTGACCATTCAGAGGGGACAGAAGAGATTAAGATAAAGTTTTTGGACACGATGTTTGAAGGAGGCGCTTCAACAATAATGAATGTTGAGTCCACTATTGAAATCCATTTTATGGATCCTTACACTGAGTATTGCGAGCCGGGGGTTGATTGGACTGCGTATAGCCATATTTCAGGAGTATCTATAGGAAGTTATTCGACGAAAAGCGGCAATGATATATATTCTAAACATACTGATCATGAGAAAACAGTGGTTAGGCCAGAGTCGAATGTCAATATCACGGTGACAGCTCATGCAGGAAATTCAGGGATGTCGGATTATAATGTCATAAGAATATGGGCGGATTGGAATCGAAATTTTTTGTTCGAGGAAGATGAATTGTTGGTGATGGAGGAGTACAAGATTCAAGATGTTGTAAATTCAAACAAAGAGTATAACTTTAGTTATAACCTTGTTCTTCCGGAAGAATTGACTGAGGGTGATTTGGTGATTAGGTTTATGGTGCACTATCAGAATGGGAATGATGGAGAGGATCCATGCGAGAATTATGAAAGCGGAGAAGTGGAGGACTATGCTTTGGAAATAAGAAGGATTACCGGCATTGGCGACGAACATGCTCCTGTGCTTTATCCAAATCCGAGCGATGGAAATATTTCTTTAGGCAAACGCTATGAGGAAGTTCAAGTATTTTCTCTTCAAGGGTTGGGGTTGAGCAAGCATTTTGATGTCGATGCTATTGATTTGTCAAGCTTGAAGAATGGAATATATATTCTCAGGATGATTAATGGAACCCGTAAAGAAAATGTGAAAATAGTAATTGCAAAGTAGGTTAGCATTAATAATACCTTTGCGAGTTAAACAAATCAAATGCAGGAGGATTAGTATTTTATGAAACTTCCTGCATTTATATTTCTAATGCTTTTTGCTTGTTGCTCCTTGGAATCAGCGCAAGGACAGACTAAAAAGCCAAAGACAAAAAAAGAAAAGGCTTACGTGCCTAATGATAGCATACCTGACGCGATAAGAAGCAATTTTCAAAAAGCGTTTCCCGATGCTTTGACATTTGGTTGGTATGCCTCTCCTAGCGGAGTTAATTGGGAATCATACGGCGTTGGGTCCGGCCCATGGTATGATGAAATGTGGGATAATGATATCTGGATGGATGGATACCCTGGCGAAGGCATTACCTATCCGAATATTTACGAGGTGGAATATAAATATCAAGGACATGATTGCTATTCGGTTTATTCCGCTGAAGGCATGCTATTGCAAACGAGAGTAATGCTTGATCTTGAGAGTTTGCCAAAGGTTGTCTCCGAGACCTTCCACAATGGACCTTTTGCCAATTACAAGGTGAAGAGCGTGAGCGAGGAAATAAGACCCGGTAGATTTGATGTTTATAGAATAATAGTTAAAAAGGGACTTTTTGGTCGGCATGTTATTTATTACGGCAAAGATGGAAAACAACTAAAGCATATTTCATCCCCAGATTAAATTCATTAAATTGAGATAATTTAATTTCTTAAAATAAATTGAACTGCTAATTATAAGTGAGCATTTTTAGGAACTTGGTTGCTCTTCGTCTGCAAAGATTTTTGCTTTCAGTCGGCCTCATAATATTGAGTATAACTACTGGGGTTTGTTTTTATCATTTTTATGAGGATTATTCATTCATTGACGCTGTGTATATGACAGCGATCACAATTTCTACTGTTGGCTATTCTGAAATCAATGAATTAAGTCCTGAGGGAAGAATGTTCACTTCCGTTTATGTGTTTTTCAACTTAATGGTTTTCGCCTTCAGCATATCGACGTTGACAGCTTATTTGTTTGAAGGGGAATTCAAAAAGATTTATAAAATATTCATGATAGGTATGGATGTCAAGAAGCTTAAAAACCATGTCATTGTTTGCGGTTATGGACGTAATGGAGTGAAAGCTTGCGAAGAGTTGGCGAACTCCAATACTGATTTTGTAGTTATTGAAAACAATCAGGAACTCATTAAGGAAACGGTCAACTCCAATAAAATCAATTTTATTTATGGCGACGCTACCTTGGATGAGACTCTTCATAGCGCGCAGATTCAACATGCTAGCGCTATCATTACTACTTTGCCTAGAGATGCAGAAAATGTATTTATTACCCTTACAGCTAGAGAGCTTAACCCGGAAATAAATATTATTGCGAGAGCTCATGAGGAAAATACAGAGAAGAAGCTTACTCGAGCGGGAGCAAACCATATAGTGAAGCCCGATACTTTGGGAGGCATGACAATGGCTATGCTGATAACGAAGCCAGTGGTTATAGAATTTTTGGAGCTATTGAATGGGATGAGCCATAATGAAATGGTTCTTGAAGAATTCAATCATTCAGAGTTTAAAGATGAGTTCAAGGAATTGACATTAAGAGAACTTGATATTCGAAAGAAAACCAATGTGATGGTCATTGGACTTAAGGATAATAACAAGGGGTTTATTTTCACTCCATCGTCGGCCATGAAAATGAAAGATGATAGTTATTTGATTCTGCTGGGGAAGGAAGAAAATATAGAGAAGTTTAAAAAGGTTTATTCTAGAGAAGAATGATGGTAAAATGAAAAACGCCGGCTTATCAAGCCGGCGTTTGGTTATTTATGCTTTTTGAAGAACTGGTTTTTCTTTTCTTTCCGATATTTTGATCGGCTCTTTTGTGATGCTGAACATTTTTCCGAAAGTCAGGCATCTCCAAAGCCATTCTAATGGTCCGAATTTGAAGCTTTGCAACCAATATTTGCTATATGCAATTTGGAAAGCGTAGATCAATACGGCTACGATCATTACTTCCGCAAGGCTCAATGTTCCGAAGAACCCCAAGCCAAAGCTGTAAAAGATTGCGATTCCCAACACTGTATGCATGATATAGTTCGAGAACGACATTCTTCCTGCATGCGACAAAGTGGCGTTAAGCACTTTTTGGCCTATTTTCGTTTTGAAAGCGATGGACATTGTTGAAACATACGCCGTGCAAAGTGCTATTTGACCTAAAGGCATAAGGAATTTGAAAGCGATATCAGTCCATTCTTTTGGAAATTTGCCAATGCTTCCGCCTATCCACATTGAAAAAAGAGTCAATGAAACTCCTAAAGACCAAGATATGATCAAGGTGGATTTCTTAGCGGATTTGTTTTGGATGAATTTGGTTGAAGCTACATAATATCCCAATAGGAATAATCCCAAGACTTTGAAAGGCCTTCCGTCAGGAATCATGTCAAACCATCTCCACATGACATTGTGCATGTTTAGCTTCCATACTTCTAGAATGTTTCCATGCTGGAAAATATTGGTAACTTCCATAGGCGTCATGTCAAGGTAAGTCTTCATCGCCAAAGCCTTGTCAGGAGTCATCCAACCCGGAGCTACGATTAACACAATGATATTGTATAGAATCGGAATGTTGAACAGAATCGCACTTCCGATAAGCATTTGCTTAGGTGTCAGGTTGCGAAGAAAATAGACAAGAACTAATCCCATAAGCGCATATAAAGTAAGGATGTCTCCTGACCAAATTAGCGTATGAATAATCCCAAATACGAATAACACCAGCATTCTTCTGGTATATGTTTTCACAAATGGAGCTTGGTTTTCTCTATGCTTTTTGTATTGAAAATAGAATCCTATTCCAAACAATATTGAAAATAGAGTGTAAAATTTAGTGTCTATGAAGAAGTTTATGAATGCGTTGATTCCTTGATCCAAGTTGTAGAAGGAAAGGTTTTCAATCATTTCATAAGGAATGAATTTGTACCCGCTCCAGCTAAGAATGTTGGCTAGAAGGATGCCAAGTATGGCGAAACCTCTTAATACGTCAATGATAACGACTCTGTCGCTTGCGAGTGTGGGAGCTAATTTTTCCATATTGTATTTTCAGGTTGGTTAAAATACATGCCCAAAAGAGCGGAAAAATTATGAGATGTAATGCTTTAATAGCGAAAAGTATGTTAAAAAACTAAAAAATGAGGCGAAAAAGTACCCGTTCAGTAAAAAAATGAGCTGAAAAAATCATTACTATTCGCTACCGTTTACATGACAAAAGTAAGAAACTGAAGTTGCTTTAGGGTTAGGCTAATGTAAAGTGTATGTAATCAAAACACTTTTTCTATTAAGGAAAAAATAATTGCCTTTTCATACAATATTTAAGCTTATAATGAGATTAAGGTACTAAGGATATTTTTACATTTTATTTAAATAGCGTTATGATGAAAATTTTAAAATCCTACGGCTTGATTACTTTGGGAGTTTTCATTTATACTTTAGGGTGGGCCGCCTTCATTATTCCCTCGAAAATTTCCGGAGGTGGAGTCAGCGGTGCTGCGACATTGGTTTACCAATCTACGGGAGTGCCTGTTTGGATAACTTACATGCTTGTCAATATTGTGTTGTTGCTTTTTGGAATCAGGGCATTGGGCAAACAGTATGGCGTTAAAATTGTATATGGTGCCAGTGTGACTACATTCTTCTTTTCCTTATTGCAAGCTAATATTAGCGAACCTGTGGTTCACGAAGCGTTTATGGCGGCGGTGATTGGTGGCGTGATGTCCGGAATAGGCGTAGGCTTGATTTTGATGGAAGGAGGTAGCTTGGGAGGCACGGATATTATAGCTTCCATTATTGTAAAATACAAGAATTACTCGCCAGGCAAGATTTTATTGATCTTGGACATGTCTGTAATCTTGGCTTCTTATTTTGTTTTTCATTCAGTTGAGGCTATAGTTTATGCGGGTGTTGTTATGGGAGTGATGTCTTATGTGATCGATTTAATGTTGACAGGTAGAAATGCCAGTGTGCAAATTTTTATATTTTCAGAAAAACACGAAACTATAGCCAAAAGGATTTGCGACGAAACGATGCGAGGCGTGACAATATTGGATGGCAAAGGATGGTATTCCAAAGAAGAAAAGAAAATCATCATGCTGATGGTAAGGAAGAAGGAATATACTCAAATATTGCGTATTGCCAAGAACGAGGATTCCGAAGCATTTATTAGCGTGGCTTCGGTAATGGGAGTTTATGGAAGAGGCTTTGATGCTATTAAGCTTTAACGCACTTTATATAAAAAGTCCATCAAAATAATACTACTTGTGATTTTTTTTTTATTTTGTAAAATGATAGACTACTTAAGAGTATAGAAAGCAATGTATAAAAAAATAGCCGTAGCTGTAGCCTTTTCGCCGACATGTCAAGCATTGATATCCGAAGCTTTGAGGTTGCAGTCACTTTTTGATTCCGAATTGCTGCTTATTCATGTTGGTAAGAACGACGATGAAGAGCAGAAAAAAATGGATGATATTCTTCGCAAGGCATCTTTAGCCAAAGACAAGACTAAATTGATCTGGAAAAGCGGCAATAATACTGCGGATATCATTTTAGAGGTTTGCTTGAAGGAGAAAGTCGACTTATTGGTTGCTGGCGCATTAAGGAAGGAAAACCTATATGGATATTATATTGGATCCATAGCAAGAAAGATTCTGCGCAAGTCCAACTGTTCGGTTTTGATGTTGACGAATCCTAGCTTGAAGCCTAATTCATTCAATAAAGTTGTCATTCAAGCTGGAGCGAGCAGCGTGCCGCAAAGAGCTTTGAGCATAGGTTGCCAATTGGCTAAGATGGAAGAGTCTTCGATCGTCCACATCGTCAGGGAAGTTAAGTTGTTGGGGCTTAGCATGGCTTTGGCCAGTGAAGAGACAGAGGATGAATATGGAAAGACCAAGAAAAACATCGTCAATGAAGAGGTGATTGAAGTAGAGCGCAAGCTGAAAGGCCTGGATACCGAAGGTTTGCGTCTTAATATCAAAGTCACTGCCGGCAAGCCGGGGCACGAACTTTCTAATTTTGTGCAAAAAATTCATGCGGATTTATTGATAATGCAGGGGCTTGATCGCAAAATGAAATTCATCGATCGAATTTTTAGACAGGATTTGGAGCATATCATGAGCAACCTTCCAACCAATCTCTTGATCGTTCATTGATGATCGAGCGATTTTGAGGCATTATTCTTTGAGTTAAATAACATTACATGGAAAAACTAAATCATAGCGAGATCATTACTTTGCTTCTTCAGCTTTCCATCTTATTGGCGAGTTCGAGGTTGTTGGCGGAGCTTGTTCGCAAGTTGAAGCAACCAGGAGTAGTGGGTGAGATCTTGGCCGGGGTTCTTTTGGGACCGACTTTTTTTGGAGCATTCTTTCCAGAGGCATACGATTCATTGTTCCCTGCTGTAGGGAACTCTTCGATAATATTGGATGGCCTGTTCACAATAGGCGTCATACTTTTGTTGTTTATCGCTGGATTGGAAGTTGAACTTCCTTTAGTGTGGCAACAAGGCAAAAGGGCTGTTTATGTTAGTTTATGTTCTTTATTCATACCCATTATCGTAGGGTTTGGGTGCGCGTATTCTTTTCCGGAGTTTTTTGGCTCTGTCAATGAGGAACAAAGAGTTGTATTCGCATTATTTCTGGGCACGACCTTATCCATTACAGCGCTTCCTGTTATCGCCAGAATTTTGATGGATTTGAATATTTTCAAAAGCAAGATGGGTATGTTGATTATCGCATCCGCTATGATCATAGATATACTGGGCTGGTTCATTTTCACCATTATCTTGAGCATGATGGAAACAGGCGAGCAAAAGATTGGACTTTGGCATACTATCGGGCTTACGCTTGGCTTCACAATGATCATGCTTACGATTGGTAAGGTGATTATCGATCGATCGTTGCCTTGGATTAATAAGAAGTTAGCATGGCCCGGAGGAGTATTGTCCTTATCTATGGCTTTATGTTTTCTTGCGGCGGCATTTACAGAGTCGATCGGCATACATTCTATCTTCGGAGCTTTTATCGTTGGTATAGCCATGGGGGATTCCGTTCACTTTTCCGAAAGAGCAAAGGAGATTGTCCATCAGTTTATCAATAATATTTTCGCTCCATTGTTCTTTGTGTCAATAGGCTTGTATGTGAATTTTATCGACAATTTCAACCTAATGCAGGTACTTGCGATTACAGGCTTGGCTTTTGTAGTGAAAGTGTTTGGCGCTTTGCTTGGAGCTAGGCTTGGAGGAATGAACAATAATGATTCGCTGATCGTAGGTTTTGGCATGAATACGCACGGTACTTTGGAAGTTATTTTAGGAACGATTGCGTTAAGCGCCGGATTGATTACCGAAGAGTTGTTTGTGTCTATTGTCGTTATGGTGATTGTCACGATTATTTTCTCAGCACCAATTATGAAATATTTTATTGGCAAGTCAAGAAATGAATAGCATTTGCGCAACTATAGGAGCCTGTGATTCGATATAATCAAGGTGCAATTTGAATGTGAAATGCATATTAATATATTTTTGGATAATTATGTTTACTTTTGAGACTTGCGAATTCGGGTATCGTGCGGTAAAATATTAATCACAAAGGATGAAATTAGTAGCGGACAGTCTAGTAAAAATATATGGGCAGAGAACTGTTGTAAACAAAGTATCTGTTGAAGTTAATCAAGGTGAGATTGTAGGGCTGTTGGGGCCAAATGGAGCAGGGAAGACCACTTCATTCTATATGATTGTAGGCTTGATAAAACCTAACCAAGGAAAGATTTACCTTGAGGATCAGGATATTACTACTTTGCCAATGTTCAAGCGCGCAAAGCTTGGGGTCGGCTATTTGGCTCAGGAAGCATCGGTATTCAGAGGCTTGACGGTAGAGGAGAATATCAAAGCGGTGCTTGAAATGACTAAAAAAACTAAGCAGGAGCAAAAGGAAAAAGTGGAGGAACTGCTGGAGGAATTTAGTCTTACGCACGTTAGAAAAAATTTGGGGAAAGTGCTTTCGGGTGGAGAAAGAAGAAGAACGGAGATAGCAAGAGCTTTGGCAGTGGATCCAAATTTTGTGCTATTGGATGAGCCTTTCGCGGGAGTTGATCCAATTGCCGTGGAGGAGATTCAGTCTATTGTCGCAAAATTGAAGAATAAAAATATCGGAATTTTGATCACCGACCATAATGTAAACGAAACATTGTCAATCACCGATCGAGCGTATTTGATGTTTGAAGGCAAATTGCTAAAGGCAGGATCTGCGGAAGAGTTGGCTTCGGACCCTCAAGTGAGAAAGGTATATCTTGGTCAGAACTTTGAATTGAAGAGAAAGAGTTTCGATTAGCTCTGATTCATTTTAATACCACTATGGAAATCATCAATACATTTTTGAATTGGGTGATGAAAAAGCGTATACATCAAATTGAGCTTTTTCTTAAATACCCCAACGAAGTGCAGGGAGATGTGCTTAAGAAGCTTCTTAAAGAAGCCAAAGGCACTTCTTTTGGAAAGCAATATCATTTTAAAGAAATTTCATCTGCTGAGCAATTCAGCGAAAGGGTTCCTGTATCTACTTACGAAGAATTGTACCCTTGGATAGATAGAGTGTTGAAAGGCGAGCAAAACGTGCTTTGGCCTACTGAGATCAAGTGGTTTGCCAAGTCGTCAGGGACTACCAATGCAAGAAGCAAGTTTATTCCTGTTTCTCAGGCGGCATTGGAAGATTGCCATTATAAGGGAGGAAAGGATTTGATTTCTATTTATGCCAATAATTATCCTGATTCTAAAATCTTCACGGGAAAAAGCTTGGCCATAGGCGGAAGCCATCAAATAAACAAACTTAGCCAAGAGGCAAACTCCTACTTTGGAGATGTGTCAGCGGTTATCATGCAAAATTTGCCGGCTTGGACGCAGTTGCAAAGAATTCCAAAGCTTGATATCGCCTTGATGGATGAATGGGAGGCTAAGATTCAAATCATGGCGGAGACTTGCTCTGAGGAGAATGTTACCAGCATATTTGGCGTTCCAACTTGGACATTGGTGCTTATACAGAGAATTCTGGAATTGAAAGGCAAGGACAATATACTGGAAGTATGGCCAAATTTGGAGCTTTTTGTTCATGGAGCTGTAGCTTTTGGCCCTTATAGAGAGCTTTTTCAGAATCTGATTCCAACGTCTAAGATGAGGTACTTGGAGACATATAATGCTTCCGAGGGATTTTTTGGCATTCAGGATCAGAGGAATAGCGAAGAAATGTTGCTCATGCTCGATTATGGCATATACTATGAGTTTGTGCCGATGGATCAGATCAATGAGGAGAGGCCTCAGACTCTGACCTTGGATCAAGTGGAATTAGGCAAGAATTACGCGGTAGTTATATCAACCAATGCTGGACTGTGGAGGTATATGATCGGAGATACGGTCAAGTTTACTTCTTTATATCCATTTAGAATAAAAATCTCAGGAAGGACAAAGCATTTTATCAATGCATTTGGAGAAGAAGTCATAGTGGAAAATGCGGAGCAAGCTATCACAAGCGCTTGTAAAAAAACAGGAGCTATCATAAGCAACTTTACTGCAGGTCCAAAATACCTAGGAGAAGGTACCAAAGGAGCCCATGAATGGATTATTGAGTTTGAGAAGAGGCCAAGCGACTTGAATGATTTTACTGATGAGCTTGATAGAACTCTTCGTGAGATCAATTCGGATTATGATGCTAAAAGGTACAAGGACCTTGCTTTGGTTAAGCCAACAGTGCATGCAGTTGAAAATGGCACTTTTTACGCATGGATGAAGAGAAGAGGCAAATTAGGAGGACAAAATAAAGTGCCAAGGCTCTCCAATGACAGAACATATCTTGACGG
The Aureibacter tunicatorum DNA segment above includes these coding regions:
- a CDS encoding ABC transporter ATP-binding protein, translating into MEILTVTNLSKSFGKVKAVQNLSFSVPKGSIMGILGPNGSGKSTTLGILLNVTHGYQGSFSWNLNKENSNARQNIGALLETPNFYPYLTGAKNLEIVAEIKGASSSDIKTALEFTGMKEHAKRKYQNYSLGMKQRLAIASAMLGDPEVMILDEPTNGLDPEGIAEIRQMIIELGDKGKTILLASHLLDEVEKVCSHLIVLDKGEKLYEGPINALTTSDTIVEINADNPEKLKSLLEDFNGIKSIKKESGKFIVQLGDRSYLKDLSKHLNDQELTITHFSEVKKSLEEEFLNIIKRHKS
- a CDS encoding M43 family zinc metalloprotease, which produces MKRLTIFLFFSALFLRLSAQDFDEPRPCKADTHVQDQSRQRNIMADELPWYPDEGKFIVPVVFHVFGDDFSGKKVTTEIIENALKLTNEDFMGMRPDFQAVMEEFEDVKQSMNIEFRLAKIAPDGRPSTGVTFNPNEAGFGNGNGYDAKVKQYAWDNHKYMNVYIMLDLYDDGTTNNSGVAWLPNEWMSNNNLARVVYNGRYLGSNTSENFRSVLTHEFGHFLGLHHTFQGGCTNSNNDDGVLDTPKKENSNRMAKGSKNCFDEVMNVENFMDYTDFYAMFTSGQVGRMTGEAYGLRHSARSSLWSEENLIATGVADDMPPSIHYSLYELMEDKVNDGTVSTQIRVLAVSTSFNKEGQLIENVDFEIEGVPEGLTAKLETESSQVILLSFEGKATDHSEGTEEIKIKFLDTMFEGGASTIMNVESTIEIHFMDPYTEYCEPGVDWTAYSHISGVSIGSYSTKSGNDIYSKHTDHEKTVVRPESNVNITVTAHAGNSGMSDYNVIRIWADWNRNFLFEEDELLVMEEYKIQDVVNSNKEYNFSYNLVLPEELTEGDLVIRFMVHYQNGNDGEDPCENYESGEVEDYALEIRRITGIGDEHAPVLYPNPSDGNISLGKRYEEVQVFSLQGLGLSKHFDVDAIDLSSLKNGIYILRMINGTRKENVKIVIAK
- a CDS encoding potassium channel protein; this translates as MSITTGVCFYHFYEDYSFIDAVYMTAITISTVGYSEINELSPEGRMFTSVYVFFNLMVFAFSISTLTAYLFEGEFKKIYKIFMIGMDVKKLKNHVIVCGYGRNGVKACEELANSNTDFVVIENNQELIKETVNSNKINFIYGDATLDETLHSAQIQHASAIITTLPRDAENVFITLTARELNPEINIIARAHEENTEKKLTRAGANHIVKPDTLGGMTMAMLITKPVVIEFLELLNGMSHNEMVLEEFNHSEFKDEFKELTLRELDIRKKTNVMVIGLKDNNKGFIFTPSSAMKMKDDSYLILLGKEENIEKFKKVYSREE
- a CDS encoding DUF418 domain-containing protein encodes the protein MEKLAPTLASDRVVIIDVLRGFAILGILLANILSWSGYKFIPYEMIENLSFYNLDQGINAFINFFIDTKFYTLFSILFGIGFYFQYKKHRENQAPFVKTYTRRMLVLFVFGIIHTLIWSGDILTLYALMGLVLVYFLRNLTPKQMLIGSAILFNIPILYNIIVLIVAPGWMTPDKALAMKTYLDMTPMEVTNIFQHGNILEVWKLNMHNVMWRWFDMIPDGRPFKVLGLFLLGYYVASTKFIQNKSAKKSTLIISWSLGVSLTLFSMWIGGSIGKFPKEWTDIAFKFLMPLGQIALCTAYVSTMSIAFKTKIGQKVLNATLSHAGRMSFSNYIMHTVLGIAIFYSFGLGFFGTLSLAEVMIVAVLIYAFQIAYSKYWLQSFKFGPLEWLWRCLTFGKMFSITKEPIKISERKEKPVLQKA
- a CDS encoding YitT family protein; its protein translation is MMKILKSYGLITLGVFIYTLGWAAFIIPSKISGGGVSGAATLVYQSTGVPVWITYMLVNIVLLLFGIRALGKQYGVKIVYGASVTTFFFSLLQANISEPVVHEAFMAAVIGGVMSGIGVGLILMEGGSLGGTDIIASIIVKYKNYSPGKILLILDMSVILASYFVFHSVEAIVYAGVVMGVMSYVIDLMLTGRNASVQIFIFSEKHETIAKRICDETMRGVTILDGKGWYSKEEKKIIMLMVRKKEYTQILRIAKNEDSEAFISVASVMGVYGRGFDAIKL
- a CDS encoding universal stress protein → MYKKIAVAVAFSPTCQALISEALRLQSLFDSELLLIHVGKNDDEEQKKMDDILRKASLAKDKTKLIWKSGNNTADIILEVCLKEKVDLLVAGALRKENLYGYYIGSIARKILRKSNCSVLMLTNPSLKPNSFNKVVIQAGASSVPQRALSIGCQLAKMEESSIVHIVREVKLLGLSMALASEETEDEYGKTKKNIVNEEVIEVERKLKGLDTEGLRLNIKVTAGKPGHELSNFVQKIHADLLIMQGLDRKMKFIDRIFRQDLEHIMSNLPTNLLIVH